Genomic window (Musa acuminata AAA Group cultivar baxijiao chromosome BXJ1-9, Cavendish_Baxijiao_AAA, whole genome shotgun sequence):
gataCTAGACACAATGAAAATTTTAGAACTCATCATTTCCATAAACCACTAGAGATATTTCAGCAATCAGCATAAAGAATTCTTTGTAGATATCATGGAGTATAAAAAAACATTAGTTCTGTGTACAGATAAGATAtaacaagatgagttaaatctacAGATTCCCATTTGcacagttcaaaaaaaaaaagacaactttGTGCACCACATTATCTTAGAACTCCGTGAATTGAATGAACGAGAGCGACTGATGAAACCAACTGACTCCTATCCAGGATCCTTAACTGATAGGATCATATGCTTTTGTGTAGTCAAGCATGATATAATGCAAGAAGGTTTTGATCTCATCAATTAAACCAATTTAATTTAGCAATGTAAAACAACAGGATAAATAATCAACCAAGAGCAGCTTTAATTCCAACAATTACAAAACCTGGAACAAAAAAACATATATTGCATCAAAATCAACAAATTATAAACTGTGAAAGATTGTACTTATGCAAGCCATATTTCTTCAGATTGTTGTCAATATACAGTAGCACCTTGAACCAATTCCCAAATGAACAGCTGACAGAACTCTAACAAAACCTCATCAATATGAGGGCTGTTCtataacccaaaaaaaaaatgttatagATCAACACAACAACATCAGAATAGAAGTCAACCATAACCTAGCGTGCATATAAGATAGAACTGCTTTGCCTAGAGGTTGTCAGCTTCAGGTAACATTTCAAAATCATACCTGAGCTGAGCTTCATTATGCAGGATAACACTCGCATCTTCCCTCCTTGCCTTCTGCTTCTCGTATTCAGGATCGTCTGTCGGCAACTCGAATCTACAGAGGGGGCAGGTGTTGCGGATCCCCAGCCATGGCAAGATGCATTCCTCGTGATAATGGTGGAAACACGGCAGCCTCTTAACTCTTTCCTCATTCAGAATCCCATCCTTACAAACCGCACAAACTGCATCAACATCAGCAGTGTCTTCTTTCATCAAGACAACAGATGGGAGGTTCTCGACCACGGACTTCGCCGCTGGAGGGCTACCCTTGGGATTGCTATCCTGCTCGCTGAATTGCGTGAACAAGACCTCGAAGGACTCGTAATCAGATGTATAGACAAGGCCGTCTTGATCCTCAAAATAGGGTTCGACATCATCAGGATCCAAAGGGATCCTTCCCAAATTGTTCACGGCCAAAAGGACCTCCCAATCAACGTTTCTGACCAATCCTTCATGCTCATGCTCAACTTGATCATCACTGTATCGTCTAATCTCATCAGATCTCCCCTCATTGCCAAGAACCATAATACCAAGAACATCCCTTTCTTCGTCCTGACGATCGATCTCCTCCCACTCGAACCCCTCGTTGTCATCCCTCCGGTCGTCACCCAGTTGGAGGCCTTCCCAACAGAAAGGGAGACCTAAATCGTCGGAGATCCTGTACCGTTCCTCGCCGTCATCGGAATTCATGCCGATCGCAACAATCTGTTCATTGCCCATCGTCACGATCTGCTCATCCGAATCTGAATCAGAGTCGAATCCGGCAACCCTAAGATCCCAGGAATCCATTGGCCGAGCCCTCGAGAACTCGATCGAATCGGAAGGGGAGCTCCTCCTCCCGACGAAGAAGTCGTCCGTTGCCCAATCCGGAACAACCACCTCCCTGTCTGCATCCTCCGGAGCGTTGTCGTCATCTTCCTCCCTGTCGAACCGTGGCCTAAGCCCAACGCCGAGGCAGGCAGGGGTGCCGATCTCCTCGGGTCCCTCAGAAACCCTAAAGACGGGGGAACCGAAGGGCTCCGGGAAGTGGTGGTCCATGGCAGTGCCGGAGACGAAGGACGGTTTCTGGtggcgaaggcggcggcggcggaagagGTCAAGGGAGAGGATGGAATGGTCGTCGTCAGAGTAGTCGGAATGGCCGGAGCTAGAGTCGGAGTCTGGGTCTCGGAACGAGGGGCCGGACGAGAAGACGGGGACGAAGGAGTCCGGGACAGCAGTGGGGGTACGGGAAGCGGAGGGAGAGTACCAGGAGGAGGCCGGAGCGGACAAGTGGGTCGATAGATCGTCGGTGACGAAGAAGAGATGGCGACCGTCCGCCATTAAATGGCAATGAGATTGCCACAAAGAAGACTTGTCTCCCCGCGCGAGGCGTTGGGGCAAATAAGTCGTCGCCTCACGTCCCAACGAATGAGACGACATGAGTCACGACAGACATTGCTGGCGCACATCAAGAGCCGCGCCCGCCGCTTCGGGCCCTCAATTCCGCCACGTCATCTTGTCGCGACGCGAAGCAGCGGTTCTCCAGGCGACGAAAGAAGCGGGTCGGCACGTGCTCGGCGCGCGAGGCGTGGTCGACCGCTCAGCGGAAAACGGGTTCTTGAACTTAACTAGGAAACTGATCAGAAGCTGATTGGGCAGCAAACGGCAGCGGGTCGCACAACAGTGGATGGGTAAAGAAAACGGGAACGCCGTCGATGAACGACAACCCAGCAGGACCGAGTGAGCAGCAAACTTCAGGGGTGATGTCGCTTCCTCAAGGACCCGAAGAGTGGGTCCCAATCAATTGGTAGTTTATGGGACGTGACATCGACCGTGATACTTTTAGAGTTGTTGTAAGacgtttatattttaaagtttgtgGGTGCAGATATTTTATCTTGaacgaaaaagatgtcttagaaaaatttgatgctaaatccgatgaagaaatttttcttgggtattcttcgatttctaaagcatttcgtatctttaataaaagaatcttgattatagaagaatccattatttttaatgagattttcgaaattaaaaaaaataattttgatgatgatgttaattttgatactttgaatttaaataaaatccATTCTCCaagtagcaacttggatgcatccacttccgaaacatccttacccaaagattagaagtatatatatgctcatcttaaggagctaattatgAGACACATTTAATGTGGTTCAAacgtgttcttctcttaaaaatttttgtgccaacaccacttttctctcccaaattgaacctaaatgtattgacgaaatcatgaaagatgattcatggattatcacaatacaagataagttaaatcaatttgagagaaatgaggtacggaagcttattcctaggccaaatgaccatttagttattggtactaaataggtctttagaaacaagtaagatgaatctggtatcgtagttagaaataaggctagattagtagccaaaggttttaaccaagaagaaggtattgattatgaagaaaccttcgctcctgtggctcgattagaagccataaggatgctcgttgcctatgctagtagtagggGCTGATCCAACCGATCTATGCAACGGCGATTCGTGTTTTTGAAATTGGAAGGATATCGGGCCCGCTAATACTTACTTGTCGCAATGTAAATGAGACGATTTAGGAAAACGTTCTAGAGAGCATGTGGGACCCACCAATGGAATGACGGTAGGGAAGGTTCGAGGGGTCGAGGGTTTTTATGGTCGGGTTTATGCAATCCGCTTAAAATGGATTAAAATATCCTTTAATCAAATTTGTCTCAAATTTGAGAAAAGAAAATTCTAGATCGAATTTAgatacataaataaaaataaattttaaatttagattAAATTTGGATTTAGATATTAATGAGCTTGGAACAAAGGCTCGTAAGAAATTATCTAGCTTTATCAAGACCCTCTGATAGTCGAGGGCTTATGGCTAttagtttatattttattattattggtatAAGTACGAAGACTCATAAGGAATTATCCATTTTAGGTAGACTCGTATGAATTACTCCTTCGGGGTGAGCCCCAAAAGACACATCACAGAATAAGAATGATGCTAAAGACTTATAAACCATTGATTTTATTATTTCTCAACTAACGTGAGACTAGTATGAGAtgagtatttataagccccaaataacTTAAGAAAttaagtcaaaaatttaaatccataaTTTTTTGGGTACTAACGATACCATCGTATGTCACACTGAGGCACTACTGGTTCTATCGCCTGATACAGTTTCGGAGACTGTTCTTGTaataccatcacttgacactaGACAGTACCACCGTTAACCTTGACAATACTACTATCAAGTTTTttgaaaaagtatatatatacatacatacatacatatatatatatatatatatatatatatatatatatatatatatatatatatatatatatatatatatatatatatatatatatatatatatatatatatatatatatatatatatatatatacatacatacatacatatatatatatatatatatatatatatatatatatatatatatatatatacatatatatatatatacatatatatatatatacatacatatatatatatatacatatatatatacatatatacatatatatatacatatatacatatatatacatatatacatatatatatatacatatatatatatacatatacatatatatatacatatatgtatgtatatatacatatatgtatgtatatatacatatatgtatgtatatatacatatatgtatgtatatatacatatatgtatgtatatat
Coding sequences:
- the LOC135593116 gene encoding E3 ubiquitin ligase BIG BROTHER-related-like; the protein is MADGRHLFFVTDDLSTHLSAPASSWYSPSASRTPTAVPDSFVPVFSSGPSFRDPDSDSSSGHSDYSDDDHSILSLDLFRRRRLRHQKPSFVSGTAMDHHFPEPFGSPVFRVSEGPEEIGTPACLGVGLRPRFDREEDDDNAPEDADREVVVPDWATDDFFVGRRSSPSDSIEFSRARPMDSWDLRVAGFDSDSDSDEQIVTMGNEQIVAIGMNSDDGEERYRISDDLGLPFCWEGLQLGDDRRDDNEGFEWEEIDRQDEERDVLGIMVLGNEGRSDEIRRYSDDQVEHEHEGLVRNVDWEVLLAVNNLGRIPLDPDDVEPYFEDQDGLVYTSDYESFEVLFTQFSEQDSNPKGSPPAAKSVVENLPSVVLMKEDTADVDAVCAVCKDGILNEERVKRLPCFHHYHEECILPWLGIRNTCPLCRFELPTDDPEYEKQKARREDASVILHNEAQLSTKDDAANCRASFTSCCPACLIALRS